In a single window of the Terriglobus roseus genome:
- a CDS encoding 5' nucleotidase, NT5C type yields MARIAVDMDEVMADTVAEHKRRYNADFGAELTHEDLDGKWLWQCVPPEHHEALGNYLNEPEFFGALPVMPEAQRVLERLSRDHEVFIASAAMEVPASFTAKYQWMEQHFPFIRPSHMVFCGDKSILAADFLIDDNPRQLRLFRGRGLLFSAPHNKYATEWTRVDDWLAVENFFYKQK; encoded by the coding sequence ATGGCAAGAATTGCAGTCGATATGGATGAGGTCATGGCGGACACTGTGGCCGAACACAAACGCCGCTACAACGCCGACTTTGGCGCCGAACTCACCCACGAAGACCTGGACGGCAAGTGGCTCTGGCAATGTGTTCCGCCGGAGCACCACGAGGCTCTTGGCAACTACCTGAACGAACCGGAATTTTTCGGCGCCCTGCCCGTTATGCCGGAGGCCCAGCGCGTTCTGGAGCGCCTAAGCCGCGACCACGAGGTCTTTATCGCCTCCGCTGCCATGGAAGTCCCGGCCAGCTTCACCGCCAAGTACCAGTGGATGGAACAACACTTCCCCTTCATCCGGCCGTCACACATGGTCTTCTGCGGCGATAAGTCCATCCTTGCCGCCGACTTCCTGATCGACGACAACCCAAGACAGCTGCGTCTCTTCCGTGGCCGCGGCCTGTTGTTCTCCGCACCGCACAATAAGTACGCGACGGAGTGGACCCGCGTGGACGACTGGCTGGCCGTGGAGAACTTCTTCTACAAGCAGAAATAG
- a CDS encoding choice-of-anchor D domain-containing protein produces MTDALSSHAITLTGTATGAAIVTFSPSTITFTNTAVGVTSAATTVTLANNGNASIVLGSATVTGDFSIVANSCGASLGVGARCTLTLRFTPAASGIRTGTLSLADASNNHTVTLTGTGVAAFQIVLTPAAVNFGSQIVGTATAITNITISNTGSSTGALGSISVSGDFVLRANTCGASLAAQTGCTVSIVFMPSAVGTRTGLLTVMNAAGTQTATLTGTGTAAATDTLSPLSLTFGRQQADTSSAAQVVTLTNSGDASLTLVSTVIVAGDFGVVNGCGPTVPAHRSCGIAVIFSPKSVGTFSGTLQITDVQRVQTITLIGTGFAGPGVSLLPSTIAFAATGVGVAGTGERLTLTNNGEVPIALTGITLTGDFGIVAGSSTCAITATVPVGGSCSMSVAFLPTASGARSGTVTVSSNAQTQVAQLGGTGVDFALASAGATIQTISNGGSAAYPLLLRPAVSTADPVTYACSGAPAYAKCTVIAQYSDLSAISTVTVTVLTGTATTSLRAAAFILPVLLCLPWYVRRRTVPGHTAFAAISLAVLAGVQGCGSNRAVPIAGNGSGTGAGTTVTPSGSYSLTVSATAAGVTHTVPLTLIVK; encoded by the coding sequence CTGACGGACGCACTCTCCTCGCACGCCATCACACTGACCGGGACGGCAACGGGCGCTGCCATCGTTACCTTTTCTCCCTCGACCATAACCTTTACGAATACGGCAGTCGGGGTGACTTCAGCAGCGACGACGGTCACGCTTGCCAACAATGGCAACGCTTCCATCGTGCTGGGCTCGGCCACTGTCACAGGAGACTTCAGCATTGTTGCGAACAGCTGCGGCGCGAGCCTTGGTGTTGGTGCCAGGTGCACACTCACGCTGCGGTTCACACCTGCCGCCTCAGGCATACGCACCGGCACATTATCGCTGGCCGACGCCTCAAACAATCACACCGTTACACTCACCGGCACCGGCGTCGCAGCCTTTCAAATTGTTCTGACACCTGCAGCCGTTAACTTCGGATCGCAAATCGTTGGTACGGCAACTGCCATCACGAACATCACCATCTCCAACACTGGATCCTCAACGGGCGCGCTTGGAAGTATCAGCGTTTCAGGAGATTTCGTGCTCAGGGCGAATACCTGCGGCGCATCGCTGGCGGCACAGACGGGCTGCACCGTCTCAATTGTCTTCATGCCGTCGGCAGTCGGCACTCGCACGGGTTTGCTTACCGTTATGAACGCTGCCGGGACGCAGACTGCGACACTGACGGGAACCGGCACGGCAGCAGCGACCGACACACTGTCGCCACTGTCACTCACCTTCGGGAGACAGCAGGCGGACACGTCGAGCGCGGCGCAGGTCGTGACCCTTACGAATAGCGGCGATGCCTCCCTGACGCTGGTCTCCACAGTGATTGTTGCCGGTGACTTCGGCGTCGTAAACGGCTGCGGGCCAACGGTACCCGCGCACAGATCCTGCGGCATCGCCGTCATTTTTTCTCCGAAGAGTGTGGGCACCTTTTCAGGGACGCTGCAGATCACAGATGTGCAGCGCGTACAGACCATCACGCTCATCGGCACGGGCTTTGCTGGACCCGGTGTCTCGCTGCTGCCGTCGACCATCGCCTTCGCGGCCACCGGCGTTGGTGTCGCAGGCACAGGGGAGAGGCTGACGCTAACCAACAATGGCGAAGTGCCGATTGCACTTACAGGCATCACGCTTACGGGCGATTTCGGTATCGTTGCCGGCAGCAGCACCTGCGCGATCACCGCAACGGTTCCCGTGGGCGGATCGTGCTCCATGAGCGTTGCATTCTTGCCTACGGCAAGCGGAGCCCGCTCCGGAACGGTCACGGTCAGCAGCAATGCCCAGACACAGGTCGCGCAACTGGGCGGAACCGGCGTCGACTTCGCCCTGGCAAGTGCTGGCGCGACCATCCAGACCATCAGCAATGGTGGAAGCGCGGCCTATCCCCTGCTACTGCGGCCCGCTGTCAGCACCGCGGATCCCGTCACCTACGCCTGCAGCGGCGCGCCTGCGTACGCGAAGTGCACCGTCATCGCACAGTACAGCGACCTGTCGGCCATCAGTACCGTAACGGTTACCGTGCTGACCGGCACGGCAACAACGAGTCTCCGTGCCGCGGCCTTCATTCTGCCGGTACTGCTATGCCTGCCCTGGTACGTGCGGCGGCGTACCGTCCCAGGGCACACCGCTTTCGCGGCGATATCCCTTGCGGTACTGGCGGGTGTGCAGGGCTGCGGCAGCAACCGCGCGGTGCCCATCGCCGGGAACGGCAGCGGCACCGGAGCAGGCACGACCGTGACGCCCTCCGGTAGCTACAGCCTTACCGTCTCCGCGACGGCTGCCGGTGTGACACACACGGTACCGCTGACGCTGATCGTGAAGTGA
- a CDS encoding nucleotide sugar dehydrogenase, translating into MANAVPATLTESILKAGTSVRSLTEWRERVARREARVGIIGLGYVGLPLTLLFSSEGFRVTGFDVDTTKIDTLNRGESYIWRIEPDHIAAAQSKGFTATTDFAQIADMDAVLICVPTPLTDHHAPDLSYVEATVHAIAPYVRAGQLIVLESTTYPGTTEEIVVRILMEAGAKRDVQVQIAPEETKEQIDGVLVAFSPEREDPGNMITPRREIPKVVGGMDVTATEAACALYGAIFHRTVPVSSPATAEMTKLLENIYRSVNIALVNEMKQLCMKMGVDIWEVIDAAATKPFGFQAFYPGPGIGGHCIPVDPFYLTWKAKEYGFTTRFIQLAGEVNEEMPIFVMRQVARALNEHGIAMKGAKVLVLGVAYKADVDDLRESPALVLIEQLQSMGCEVSYNDPFFPTVGHGRKYALNMESTPLERVPEFDCVVIATDHSSYEMERIVADAKLVVDSRNATRHIASPKIVRC; encoded by the coding sequence TTGGCCAATGCCGTACCTGCAACGCTTACCGAAAGCATTTTGAAAGCCGGAACCTCAGTCCGCTCCCTGACAGAATGGCGTGAGCGCGTTGCGCGGCGTGAGGCTCGTGTGGGCATTATCGGCCTGGGGTACGTGGGCCTGCCGCTGACGTTGCTGTTCTCCAGCGAGGGCTTTCGCGTCACGGGCTTTGACGTCGATACCACCAAGATCGACACGCTGAACCGCGGTGAGAGCTACATCTGGCGGATTGAGCCGGATCACATTGCTGCAGCACAGTCCAAGGGCTTTACCGCCACGACGGACTTCGCGCAAATTGCCGATATGGACGCGGTCCTGATCTGCGTGCCAACACCGCTGACGGACCATCACGCGCCGGACCTGAGCTACGTCGAAGCGACCGTACATGCGATTGCGCCGTATGTGCGTGCCGGACAGTTGATTGTCCTGGAGAGCACCACCTACCCCGGCACCACGGAAGAGATCGTCGTCCGCATCCTGATGGAGGCTGGAGCGAAGCGGGACGTGCAGGTACAGATTGCACCGGAAGAGACGAAGGAGCAGATCGACGGCGTCCTTGTGGCCTTCTCGCCCGAGCGCGAAGATCCGGGCAACATGATCACGCCGCGCCGCGAGATCCCCAAGGTTGTGGGCGGCATGGATGTCACGGCGACCGAGGCTGCCTGCGCGCTCTATGGCGCCATCTTCCATCGCACCGTGCCCGTCAGCTCGCCCGCTACGGCCGAGATGACGAAGCTGCTGGAGAACATCTACCGCAGCGTGAACATTGCCCTCGTGAACGAGATGAAGCAGCTGTGCATGAAGATGGGCGTGGACATCTGGGAGGTGATCGACGCGGCTGCGACCAAGCCGTTCGGCTTCCAGGCGTTCTATCCCGGCCCCGGCATTGGCGGGCACTGCATCCCGGTGGACCCCTTCTACCTGACGTGGAAGGCCAAGGAGTACGGCTTCACGACTCGCTTCATCCAGTTAGCTGGCGAGGTCAACGAAGAGATGCCGATCTTCGTGATGCGTCAGGTAGCACGTGCACTGAACGAGCACGGCATTGCGATGAAGGGCGCCAAGGTACTGGTGCTGGGCGTGGCGTATAAGGCCGACGTGGATGACCTGCGCGAGTCGCCGGCGCTGGTGCTGATCGAACAGTTGCAGAGCATGGGCTGCGAGGTCAGCTACAACGACCCCTTCTTCCCCACGGTCGGCCACGGCCGGAAGTACGCCCTGAATATGGAGTCCACGCCGCTGGAGCGTGTGCCGGAGTTCGACTGCGTGGTGATTGCCACCGATCACTCCAGTTATGAGATGGAGCGGATAGTCGCCGACGCAAAGCTGGTGGTAGACTCGCGCAACGCCACACGCCATATCGCTTCGCCAAAGATTGTGCGCTGCTAA
- a CDS encoding beta strand repeat-containing protein, which translates to MHRTAESKLQQGSRRHASSLRWTALALALANVLCLCAPAQSTGEAAVAVRRARAFVQSRVASDTPVVRLRAAVASGEPQAEDTSAAASLAQARVQHLALAALSNALTSPSAWSPVGPVQVQTTTYGPVTGRVTSIAIDPKDATNNTVYVGTSGGGVWKSANAAGAQPTFQPLTDTLPVFSAGAGSAVVPSLSIGALSVQPGGAGVVLAGTGDPNDATDSYYGGGILRSADNGATWSLITGGSANAFVGEGFAGFAWSSVTPGLAVAALSSSAESAIVKGSNAGVRGLYYSINAGASWTLATIMDGSTIVQNRSTSYTSFRGNAATAVVWNPIRKTFYAAIRSHGYYESADGQTWTRMANQPGAGLSTTNCPTRPGDYGLTSCPIFRGALAVQPTSGDLFAMTVDAENADRGLWQDACAKSGTACASTTVRWATQIATTPMEDGFGNIAQGDYNFVLAAVPAATALSTTDTLLFAGAGDLYRCSLAGGCALRNTTNTSTGCAAPAGVAPAQHAIAWGVNLSNTAAPTMYFGNDGGLWRSADGVNQQAGVCSVDDATHFTNLNGSLGSLAEVVHLAAHPSDAKILLAALGANGSAASTTDAQAHGITPWTQLGAGESGSVAIDQSSGNKWLVQSGGGVALHACDNGAACTAADFTGPAPVGMTQVSDDESLTDPPALLDPGQGTNVLTGTCRVWRGSVAGGDAWSTSNAISPFLAGPPGTACNPSDAYIRSLAAGGPIITTSAAQGSGSSVLYAGLAGGADGGTSFAGHLYRTASANVATSTTAWTDLTNNAVSNDPYNRFNAAGFDVSSIAVDPSDGTGNTVYATVMGFGVAHVYRSVNGGATWSNISANLPNSPANSVVVDPNNPLTVYVAMDTGVYVAADVTTCVPASGTGSCWGVLGTALPNAPVMSLVATAGVTLPGSSSAGALRAATYGRGIWQIGLVSSAQTLAPVATFVPAWLNFGSQDLGSTSTPQTITLTNTGNTVLAVGTILAGTGFAETDTCSNAELTVGATCSLAVTFSPLAAGAATGTLQIDSNVSSGSSTVDLSGTGLGVPNILLTPTTITFADTAVNSTSQTMAVTVSNTGTGDATLSAPAVTADFNIAGSTCTSTLAAGGTCRLLVNFQPTGNTARSGTLTVTDSTANHTAMLFGTGTGTAVITFVPATLSFGVGEISTRTSLASVTITNSGTALAVLSSPVVSGSDFSVYTNTCSTYLQPNSNCVVTLLFSPAGTGPRAGTLSFSDENGTHVVTLTGTATAAPSLTASPATLTFATTPVYGTSASQIITVTNIGGNTYLGTEQVTGDFGITANTCGVALNTNQSCLLTVVFGPITTGVRSGAVTVTDRAGVAHTVLLTGNGNGAAAVSVSATSLLFAPTGVGSTSSPQTITITNTGTAATALSPSAITGDFSVVTNTCGNSLAAGVTCALSVTFTPTDSGARSGTLT; encoded by the coding sequence TTGCACCGCACAGCCGAATCGAAGCTGCAGCAAGGCTCGCGCCGCCATGCCTCATCGCTGCGCTGGACAGCGCTCGCCCTGGCGCTTGCCAATGTGCTTTGCCTGTGTGCTCCTGCGCAGTCCACTGGCGAAGCTGCCGTCGCCGTCCGTCGTGCACGCGCCTTTGTCCAAAGCCGCGTCGCGTCGGACACTCCAGTGGTCCGCCTTCGCGCTGCCGTTGCGAGCGGCGAGCCGCAGGCGGAAGACACCTCCGCCGCAGCATCGCTCGCGCAGGCCCGTGTGCAGCACCTGGCGCTCGCTGCTTTGTCCAACGCCCTGACTTCGCCGTCCGCATGGTCGCCGGTTGGACCTGTGCAGGTGCAGACAACAACTTACGGCCCGGTTACGGGCCGCGTCACCAGCATTGCCATCGACCCGAAGGATGCGACCAATAACACCGTCTACGTTGGCACATCAGGCGGCGGCGTGTGGAAGAGTGCCAATGCCGCCGGAGCGCAGCCGACCTTCCAACCGCTGACGGACACGCTGCCGGTCTTCTCCGCGGGCGCTGGCAGCGCCGTCGTGCCGTCGCTCTCGATTGGTGCCTTGTCGGTGCAGCCGGGCGGAGCCGGCGTGGTGCTGGCTGGGACGGGCGATCCGAACGACGCGACCGACAGCTACTACGGCGGCGGCATCCTGCGATCCGCTGACAACGGAGCGACATGGTCACTGATCACGGGAGGCAGTGCCAACGCGTTTGTGGGCGAGGGCTTTGCAGGGTTCGCGTGGAGCAGCGTCACGCCCGGCCTGGCCGTAGCCGCTCTCTCCTCCTCTGCAGAATCGGCCATTGTGAAGGGCAGCAACGCCGGTGTGCGAGGCCTGTACTACAGCATCAACGCGGGTGCTTCCTGGACGCTGGCGACCATCATGGATGGCAGCACAATCGTCCAGAACCGCAGCACCAGCTATACAAGCTTCCGTGGCAACGCGGCGACGGCGGTTGTTTGGAACCCGATCCGGAAGACGTTCTACGCAGCGATCCGGTCGCACGGCTACTACGAATCGGCCGACGGGCAGACGTGGACCCGCATGGCGAATCAGCCGGGCGCGGGCCTATCCACAACGAACTGCCCCACACGGCCGGGCGATTACGGCCTGACCAGTTGCCCCATCTTCCGTGGCGCGCTGGCAGTTCAACCGACCTCCGGCGATCTGTTTGCGATGACCGTCGATGCGGAGAACGCGGACCGCGGTCTGTGGCAGGATGCATGCGCGAAGAGCGGCACAGCGTGCGCATCGACCACCGTCAGATGGGCAACACAGATCGCGACAACGCCCATGGAAGATGGCTTCGGCAACATCGCGCAGGGCGACTACAACTTTGTGCTCGCTGCTGTTCCCGCCGCGACCGCGCTCAGCACGACCGACACTCTGTTATTCGCCGGCGCGGGCGATCTGTACCGCTGCTCGCTGGCCGGTGGCTGCGCCCTGCGCAACACGACGAATACCTCTACCGGCTGTGCTGCTCCTGCCGGTGTTGCGCCCGCTCAACACGCCATCGCATGGGGCGTGAACCTGTCGAACACGGCCGCACCGACGATGTACTTTGGCAACGATGGTGGTTTATGGCGGTCTGCCGATGGCGTGAACCAGCAGGCCGGCGTCTGCTCTGTCGACGATGCGACGCACTTTACCAACCTGAATGGATCGCTTGGATCGCTGGCCGAGGTCGTCCATCTAGCCGCACATCCCAGCGACGCGAAGATCCTGCTGGCAGCACTGGGAGCGAACGGCAGTGCAGCCAGCACAACCGATGCGCAGGCTCACGGAATCACACCGTGGACGCAGCTTGGCGCGGGCGAAAGCGGCAGCGTTGCCATTGACCAATCCAGTGGCAACAAATGGCTGGTGCAGTCGGGCGGCGGTGTGGCCTTGCATGCCTGTGACAACGGAGCAGCATGCACTGCGGCTGACTTTACGGGACCTGCACCTGTCGGCATGACACAGGTCAGCGACGATGAATCGCTGACCGATCCGCCCGCGCTGCTGGATCCTGGGCAGGGCACCAACGTGTTGACCGGCACCTGCCGCGTCTGGCGGGGATCGGTGGCTGGAGGGGATGCATGGTCGACCTCAAACGCGATCAGCCCCTTTCTCGCAGGTCCACCCGGCACCGCGTGTAACCCGTCCGACGCATACATCCGTTCCCTCGCGGCGGGCGGTCCCATCATCACAACCAGCGCAGCGCAGGGCAGCGGATCGTCCGTCCTGTATGCCGGTCTTGCGGGCGGTGCGGATGGTGGGACAAGCTTCGCAGGACACCTCTACCGCACGGCATCCGCCAACGTTGCCACGTCCACGACCGCATGGACCGACCTGACGAACAACGCGGTCAGCAACGATCCATACAACCGCTTTAATGCAGCGGGCTTCGATGTGTCCTCGATCGCGGTCGATCCCAGCGATGGCACCGGCAACACCGTCTATGCCACCGTCATGGGCTTCGGCGTGGCGCATGTCTATCGCTCCGTGAATGGCGGCGCTACGTGGTCGAACATCAGCGCGAATCTGCCAAACTCTCCTGCCAACAGCGTCGTCGTGGACCCGAACAATCCCCTGACTGTTTACGTTGCGATGGATACCGGCGTGTACGTTGCGGCGGACGTTACGACCTGTGTGCCTGCAAGCGGTACCGGCAGTTGCTGGGGCGTTCTGGGCACTGCTCTGCCGAATGCACCGGTGATGTCGCTGGTGGCAACTGCGGGCGTTACGCTACCGGGCAGCAGCAGCGCGGGCGCGTTGCGGGCAGCGACTTATGGCCGTGGCATCTGGCAGATCGGGCTTGTGTCTTCAGCGCAGACGCTGGCACCCGTTGCGACGTTTGTTCCAGCATGGCTCAACTTTGGGTCGCAGGATTTGGGCAGCACGAGCACGCCGCAGACCATTACGTTGACCAATACGGGCAACACCGTTCTGGCGGTCGGCACCATTCTCGCCGGCACCGGATTCGCGGAGACTGATACCTGTTCGAACGCAGAGCTTACGGTTGGCGCTACCTGCAGTCTGGCCGTCACTTTCTCACCGCTGGCGGCGGGTGCAGCGACCGGTACGCTGCAGATCGACAGCAACGTAAGTAGCGGCAGCAGCACAGTAGACCTGAGCGGCACAGGCCTGGGCGTGCCGAATATTCTTCTGACGCCCACCACCATCACCTTCGCGGATACAGCGGTCAACAGCACCTCGCAGACGATGGCGGTTACCGTCTCGAACACCGGCACAGGAGACGCGACGCTGAGCGCGCCTGCTGTCACGGCAGACTTCAATATCGCGGGCAGCACCTGCACGTCGACACTCGCGGCAGGCGGGACATGTAGGCTCCTGGTGAACTTTCAGCCTACGGGCAACACCGCGCGGAGCGGCACGTTGACCGTGACGGACAGCACGGCGAATCACACGGCAATGCTGTTCGGCACAGGTACGGGAACGGCAGTCATCACCTTCGTACCCGCAACGTTGTCGTTTGGCGTAGGTGAGATCTCGACACGGACCAGCCTCGCCTCTGTGACCATCACAAACTCCGGAACAGCGCTCGCAGTGCTCTCGAGTCCCGTGGTCAGTGGCTCGGACTTCAGCGTGTACACCAACACCTGCAGCACCTACCTGCAGCCCAATTCCAACTGTGTTGTCACCTTGCTGTTCTCGCCGGCAGGGACGGGCCCACGCGCGGGGACACTGAGCTTCAGTGACGAGAACGGTACACACGTTGTGACGTTGACCGGCACGGCGACTGCAGCGCCCAGCCTGACGGCGTCGCCCGCGACACTGACCTTCGCGACGACACCCGTCTACGGCACGTCCGCATCGCAAATCATCACTGTCACCAACATTGGCGGCAATACGTACCTTGGCACGGAGCAGGTGACCGGCGACTTCGGCATCACGGCTAACACCTGCGGCGTTGCGCTGAACACGAACCAGTCCTGTTTACTCACGGTGGTCTTTGGCCCCATAACAACCGGGGTACGAAGCGGCGCCGTGACCGTCACGGATAGAGCCGGTGTGGCGCATACGGTCCTGCTCACCGGCAACGGAAATGGTGCGGCGGCTGTGAGCGTCTCGGCTACGTCGCTTTTGTTTGCGCCCACGGGGGTCGGCAGCACTTCGTCCCCGCAGACCATCACCATCACAAATACCGGTACAGCCGCCACTGCGTTGTCGCCCTCGGCGATCACCGGCGACTTCAGCGTGGTGACGAACACCTGTGGCAATAGCCTGGCCGCAGGCGTTACCTGCGCGTTATCCGTCACCTTTACGCCCACGGATAGTGGTGCGCGGAGTGGCACGCTTACCTGA
- a CDS encoding DHA2 family efflux MFS transporter permease subunit — MASATIEESGQSAEVQAAAHLPWAPKHNKWLIALTVTLATFMEVLDTSIANVALPHIAGGLGASQDEATWVITSYLVANAIILPASAYLTTFIGRKKFYMMCVVIFGISSMMCGLAVSLPMLIVFRLIQGAGGGGLGPSEQAILADTFEPKERGQAFALYGLAVVAAPAIGPTLGGWITDNYDWRWIFFINVPVAILSLILTTRMVEDPPHIVAEVAESKRKGLNLDYVGFGLLALGFGSLEFVLDKGQEDDWFGSHVITAFIIICVVSLVSLIIWSLVQARKGNRPILNLTLFKRPSFAIAFTLLFVLGFSLYSSTVLIPQFVQTLLGYTAELAGFVMSPGGVIIMFMMPVVGLLITRVDPRVMISFGFLLMTSSLFAMHQMLALNSSFKTVMWLRVWQGASLAFLFIPINTISYNGVPRSQNNDVSGLSNLARNVGGSVGTAFVATMLARRSQAHQQNMTIHMGAGSTAYNDRISGIAGYLQNHGTAAVANHSDAIAAAQGNVYNMLHSQTQMLAYLDIIAILAVFTTVMVPLVWLVPKPAPASAETMAH; from the coding sequence ATGGCATCCGCAACGATCGAAGAGTCAGGCCAATCGGCCGAGGTGCAGGCGGCGGCTCATCTGCCGTGGGCACCCAAGCACAACAAGTGGCTGATTGCCTTGACGGTGACACTGGCCACGTTCATGGAGGTTCTCGATACCTCCATTGCCAACGTCGCGCTGCCGCACATCGCGGGTGGCCTGGGCGCTTCGCAGGACGAGGCGACGTGGGTCATCACAAGCTACCTGGTGGCGAACGCGATCATCCTGCCTGCGTCGGCATACCTGACGACTTTCATCGGCCGCAAGAAGTTCTACATGATGTGCGTGGTCATCTTCGGCATCTCGTCGATGATGTGCGGTCTTGCCGTCTCGCTGCCGATGCTGATCGTCTTCCGCCTGATCCAGGGTGCGGGCGGTGGTGGTCTTGGACCGAGCGAACAGGCCATCCTTGCCGATACGTTTGAACCAAAGGAACGCGGGCAGGCCTTTGCACTGTACGGCCTGGCGGTCGTCGCAGCGCCTGCCATTGGACCGACGCTGGGTGGTTGGATTACCGATAACTATGACTGGCGATGGATCTTCTTCATCAACGTGCCGGTCGCAATTCTCTCCCTGATCCTGACGACGCGCATGGTGGAAGATCCGCCGCACATCGTGGCCGAGGTCGCCGAAAGCAAGCGTAAGGGCCTGAACCTGGACTATGTGGGCTTCGGTCTGCTGGCGCTGGGCTTCGGATCGCTGGAGTTCGTGCTGGACAAGGGGCAGGAGGATGACTGGTTCGGGTCGCATGTGATCACGGCCTTCATCATCATCTGCGTGGTCTCGCTGGTGTCGCTGATTATCTGGTCCCTGGTCCAGGCGCGGAAGGGCAATCGACCGATCCTGAACCTGACGCTGTTCAAGCGGCCGTCCTTCGCCATCGCGTTTACGCTGCTGTTTGTTCTGGGTTTCTCACTCTATTCGTCGACGGTGCTGATCCCACAGTTTGTGCAGACGCTGCTGGGATACACAGCAGAGCTGGCCGGATTTGTGATGTCGCCCGGTGGCGTGATCATCATGTTCATGATGCCGGTGGTGGGCCTGCTGATTACGCGTGTGGATCCGCGCGTCATGATCTCGTTCGGCTTCCTGCTGATGACCAGTTCGCTCTTCGCCATGCACCAGATGCTGGCGCTGAACTCATCCTTTAAAACGGTGATGTGGCTGCGCGTATGGCAGGGTGCGTCGCTGGCATTCCTCTTTATCCCGATCAACACGATCAGCTACAACGGTGTGCCGCGGTCTCAGAATAATGACGTCAGCGGCCTGTCGAACCTGGCCCGAAATGTGGGCGGATCGGTCGGCACAGCGTTCGTGGCGACCATGCTGGCGCGGCGCTCGCAGGCCCACCAGCAGAATATGACCATCCACATGGGCGCAGGCAGCACCGCATACAACGACCGGATCAGCGGCATTGCAGGTTATCTGCAGAACCATGGAACTGCGGCCGTCGCGAATCATTCGGATGCGATTGCAGCGGCGCAGGGGAACGTCTACAACATGCTGCACAGCCAGACGCAGATGCTGGCCTACCTGGACATCATCGCAATCCTTGCCGTCTTTACGACGGTGATGGTGCCGCTGGTGTGGCTGGTACCCAAGCCGGCACCGGCGTCCGCCGAGACGATGGCGCACTAG
- a CDS encoding YqaA family protein: MLHLHAIAALLQTDAATTAAAHGAKHVGALKHFTENLNHFFQRFGIWGLAAIALLDSAILPMPWQVLLVSEVHSNPSRFLIYPVVAAVASAIGSLVPFYVGRLGGEIFLLGKINRERYERLRDRFERQEFLAIFVPAMGPPPTPIKLFEFCAGVFEMKPLTFVVAILLGKLVQFTIYAVITHVYGPGALGTLTAGLRGHTHLIFTVVGLLLAAIAIWVIRKIFDRRRGTRLPIEEEELEGRTSIVEE, encoded by the coding sequence ATGCTCCACTTGCACGCCATTGCGGCACTTCTGCAGACTGACGCCGCCACAACAGCCGCCGCGCATGGCGCCAAGCACGTCGGCGCTCTGAAACACTTCACTGAGAATCTGAACCACTTCTTCCAGCGCTTCGGGATCTGGGGACTTGCCGCCATCGCCCTGCTCGACTCGGCAATTCTGCCCATGCCGTGGCAGGTGCTGCTTGTCTCCGAAGTCCACAGCAATCCCTCCCGCTTCCTGATCTACCCGGTGGTAGCGGCAGTTGCCTCTGCAATTGGCAGCCTGGTGCCCTTTTATGTGGGTCGCCTGGGCGGCGAAATCTTCCTGCTGGGCAAGATCAACCGCGAGCGCTACGAGCGTCTGCGCGATCGCTTCGAACGGCAGGAGTTTCTGGCCATCTTCGTCCCGGCCATGGGGCCGCCGCCAACCCCCATCAAGCTGTTCGAGTTCTGTGCGGGCGTCTTCGAGATGAAGCCCCTGACCTTTGTGGTCGCCATCCTGCTGGGCAAACTGGTGCAGTTCACCATTTACGCGGTCATCACACATGTGTACGGACCCGGTGCACTGGGAACATTGACCGCCGGTCTACGCGGACATACGCACCTGATCTTTACCGTGGTGGGGCTGCTGCTGGCCGCCATTGCGATCTGGGTTATCCGCAAGATCTTCGACCGCCGGCGGGGTACACGTCTGCCCATCGAAGAAGAAGAGCTCGAGGGCAGGACCTCCATCGTCGAGGAGTAG